In one Arachis duranensis cultivar V14167 chromosome 9, aradu.V14167.gnm2.J7QH, whole genome shotgun sequence genomic region, the following are encoded:
- the LOC110275904 gene encoding B3 domain-containing protein At3g18960-like translates to MASSSFQRNKHSPSSVICFFKIVLRQSLEDGNLKFPKEFSMKYGDGVPNPVYLKPPDGTAWKIDWSEYDGAIQFENGWKEFASYYSLDHGHMMWFEYNKTSKTL, encoded by the exons ATGGCTTCCTCTAGTTTCCAAAGAAACAAGCATTCTCCTTCCTCTGTGATCTGTTTCTTCAAGATTGTTCTCAGACAAAGCCTTGAAGATGGAAACCTT AAGTTTCCAAAAGAGTTCAGTATGAAATACGGTGACGGTGTTCCAAATCCAGTGTATCTGAAGCCTCCAGATGGCACTGCATGGAAGATAGATTGGTCTGAGTATGATGGTGCGATTCAATTTGAAAATGGTTGGAAAGAATTTGCTTCATATTACTCTTTGGATCATGGCCATATGATGTGGTTTGAGTACAATAAAACTTCTAAAACATTGTAG